CAAacctgggacaccctgtacaacacGTACAATGGAAGTCCAACTCATAAAGAGCTtgtgtgataaaaaaaaaaaaacgtttgcaGGTACGTTTAGTACTTTTCGCAATTGCGAACATAAACGTGACTAATCCGATTAACGATCACGATACGTTTATAGCGTAGTCGATGTTGCAACGTTCGGAGCGCGTACCAACGTTTTGCTATAGAAACTGGAACCACTCCGTTTATGACTTCAAAAACTTTATGGATGTAACCAAAGGACAGAACCAGggaaattaatacaaaatgaaaattttaaattttgctccCTAATTAAGCTTCAGTGTCCCTGGTAGAACTAATAACTTTCGCTCAGGGTGTGAAAATAAACCATTGTAAtatcatttgaaaattatattaaaacaaGTGTAAAGTTTTAGCGTTTAGGACGGACTAGATCGCTTGACTAACGTTGCAATAGATCTATGCTTAAACCGATTGTACTGTCACTTGGGTTCTCCCAGAAGAATAAGATTGCTGTCacaaatgaaataaacttGGTAGCAACAAATTGCTTATAGGAGGGCTCAAGTAAACTAAGACTTAAGTTGACCATAGTTTATACCGTTCTTACACAATGGAACTCATCTAAACTTACTCATAAATATAGGTAACAAAAACATAAGAtacaaaaagtatttaattctAGTTATTTTGTACTATAAGACAACTAGTTTGCACGTCTATTGAGCAGAATATAACAAATCGGAATGCCTTGTTTCCTCTgttgacaaaaatttattagttattGTCGTCATGTTAACATATTGCACTATCTGTGGGTAggtattgaataaaaatgttatatgaTGCCTTTAATAATTCTAAGTTGGTTAGCAGAGATCACTACCTCTTAATTTGCTATGCtttgaattgttttaattaaagaacTTTATCCAACATTGAGCCAAAAATCTATTCTAGTATAGTACCGCTTTCCTTATTTTCTTCTGAATTACGCCGATCATCTGATTTTGCTTCCATCCATTTCAACAACTTCTTGCCCAACATTTCTTCAATGTCTAAAAGATTCCGGAGCAAACCTTACATGCGTCTACGATAATTCTCCGATTGGAGCATTTTTGAGCCACTGATCATGAATGAAATGATAAAGGTCATCACTCACGGCTACCTATAATGTCCAAGAACCAATAATCCAACCTTCAGTATAGTTACAACACTGACCTTATATGGAGTGGGGTTCAAATTCCTTTTGATATCAGACCTCAAAGTTTTCAAAGAACTGGTAACTTTCTCCTTAATCTGTTTCAAACTAGGCAAACTCTTCACAATTCTTCCATCAGCCCAGCACAATTCCAACAACTTCTCCACTTTAGAGGGCTTCACATATGCTCTTTTGGACTCCTCGAAAGGATgccggcaaagaattttctcgTTGATTTTTGGAGGAGACTCTACAGACCTCTGTAGCAAATCTACAAGCGCATGACCGCTCTCGCTGTACAGCCTATAAGCATCCTTATTTCCCGGCATGGTAACTTTCGAGACTTCTTGGCTCAGTTTGATCCTCGGATAATGGTTTAGTTCCACCATCTTGTAGACGCACCCTAACGCTGGTTGTCTTTGACACGTGACCAAGTGAGTACCAATGCCGAAGCAATTTATTTTGTGGCCCTGCTCATTTAGGCTGATTATGGTTTCTTCGTTTATGTCGTTGGAAGCCATAATTAATTGATGTTCGAACCAGggaatgttaaattttatgcTAATTTCTGTGAAGTAATGCCGAGCGATGTTGGAGAGGTAGCAAAGATCTCCACTATCTAATCTTATTCCTATGGCGTGATATCCGAGATCGTTCAATGCCAGTGCGACGGCACAGTAATTTAGAAGACCACTCCTACAGGGAAATATCTTGTAAGCAGGTTAAAGAACTCGAGGAACTAAAGATatgtttttaaagtaaatagcCTTAAAGATAGAACatgaaaatcaaacaaaatggGAAAGTCTTATTGCTCTATGACCTCGAATAAAATCGAAGTAATTTCACTGTCAGAATTATAACGAAGCACGGAACTCCTTACGTACCTTTGTACTTCATATGTGTCCACTAACGCCATAAACCCATCAGGAAAAGCTATGGCAAACGACACAAGGGCAGCCAGCTCTCCCTCATTTGCTTCCGatgaaattactttaaaaatcgGTAAAAGATTTTCTTTCCACTTCAAGGCCATTTTAAGCAAGTCCTTAGGTTTGCCGCCATTTTTAGATGGGAGAACTGTATTTTTCAGCTCTGAGAACCCGTTGAACGAAGTGATATAGGCGTGAGCATGGGTGCCCCTTACTGGTATGTCGAAGAGTTTTCCTGCTAAGACGTTACTGGTGCCGTCAAAGCCCCCTAAAAAATCGTcttcaaacaaattataatagGTAACACAAAGGCCATTAAACGTGCCAGCTTTTCCCACAAGTTTGGTATAGTATTGATTGAATGGAATATTTGACACCCTCAGCGCCTGGTACCAACTTTAACATCGTAAGTCGATAACGCTATTTGAATATCGCTAATTAGAGTTTGTTCAATTTGG
This region of Euwallacea fornicatus isolate EFF26 chromosome 3, ASM4011564v1, whole genome shotgun sequence genomic DNA includes:
- the LOC136350298 gene encoding nicotinate phosphoribosyltransferase-like — its product is MTDGSVDNMRQFGQNGVIQPLLTDLYQITMAYAYWKSGKTKDHAVFDLFFRKNPFQGEFTIFAGLEECLKFLGKFYYSKSDIEYLKTALPPHTEEDFFEFLSTLTAKDVKLYAIAEGSVAFPRVPLMRIEGPLTVVQLLETTLLTLVNYASLMATNAARYRIAAGNLMLFEFGLRRAQGPDGGLSASKYSYIGGFDGTSNVLAGKLFDIPVRGTHAHAYITSFNGFSELKNTVLPSKNGGKPKDLLKMALKWKENLLPIFKVISSEANEGELAALVSFAIAFPDGFMALVDTYEVQRSGLLNYCAVALALNDLGYHAIGIRLDSGDLCYLSNIARHYFTEISIKFNIPWFEHQLIMASNDINEETIISLNEQGHKINCFGIGTHLVTCQRQPALGCVYKMVELNHYPRIKLSQEVSKVTMPGNKDAYRLYSESGHALVDLLQRSVESPPKINEKILCRHPFEESKRAYVKPSKVEKLLELCWADGRIVKSLPSLKQIKEKVTSSLKTLRSDIKRNLNPTPYKVAVSDDLYHFIHDQWLKNAPIGELS